The segment TCCACCGACACGGTTTTCATGCGCGATGTTCCTCCCTGGGCTGGGCGCTTTCGGCCCGTTCCCCGGCAGGTTATCCCTTTGGAAAAGCGAAAGTCAAAAGCCCCGGATTCCGCAGCGTCGGGCCTTGCCGGGCCCATTCGTGGCGCTGGACGTGGCGCCCCAAGCGGATAGAAGGCGGAGCATGCACCTGAGGACGGAAGCGATCATCTGCGCGGTCCGCGCGCACGGCGAAAGCGGGGCCATTGTGCGCGGGCTCACGCCGCAGAACGGGCTGCTCGCGGGCTATGTGCGCGGCGGGCATTCGCGCCGGCTGCGCCCCGTGCTGATGCCCTCGAACATCGTCGCCGCCGAATATCGCGCCCGGACCGAGGAGCAGTTGGCGAGCCTTTCGGTCGAACTTATCCACAGCCGCGCGCCGCTGATGGGGGAGCCGCTGGCGGCTGCCGCGCTCGACTGGACGACCGCGCTCACCGCCGCCTCGCTGCCCGAAGGGCAGCCCTTTCCCGAGCTTCACGACGCGCTCGACGGCGTGCTCGGCGCGATCGAGGCGGCCCCGGCCGCGCGGGGATGGGCGGTGGCGCTGGTGCGCTTTGAACTGCTGCTCTTGTCCGAACTGGGTTTCGGGCTCGATCTCGAACGCTGCGCGGTGACCGACAGCGCCGACGATCTGGTCTGGGTCAGCCCCAAGACGGGGCGGGCGGTGAGCGCGGAGGCGGGCGCGCCCTATGCCGACAGGCTGCTGCGCTTTCCGGCCTTTTTGCGGCTCGGTGGCGCTGCCGACTGGCCCGACATCATCGACGGATTGAGGCTGACCGGCCATTTTCTGACCCGCGATATATTGGCCGAGCGGCGGATCGATATCGGTGCCGCCCGTGAAAGACTGGTCGAAAGGCTCAAAAGGGCGGTTGCGTGACGGGGCCGGGCGGGGCATGTGCCGCTACGTCAATTGTCCATTGCTCGCCCCATGCTTGTTGACGGGCAAGCCTTTCTTCCTTGCATCGATTGCAAGAGGCGGCTTTTCGGCAGGCATGGCCCGGTTTCTGGCGGGCGCAAGTCAGTGAAGGAAAGCTATGCTCGTCGCGTTATTGCCCGGAGACGGTATCGGTCCTGAAATCATCGCGCAGACGATGCGTGTGCTCGACGCGGCGGGCGTGACCGGGCTTGAATTCGAAGAAGCGCCCGTGGGCGGCGCGGCGTACAAGCAGCTTGGCCATCCGCTGCCGGAATCGACGCTCGCGCTCGCCAAGCGTGCCGATGCGATCCTGTTTGGCGCGGTGGGCGATCCCGATTGCGATTCGCTGGAACGTCATCTGCGCCCCGAACAGGCGATCCTCGGCCTGCGCAAGCATCTTGGCCTGTTCGCCAATCTGCGCCCCGCCAAGCTCTTCCCCGAACTGGCCGATGCCTCGGCGCTGCGCCCTGAAGTGGCGAAGGCGATCGATCTTGTCATCGTCCGCGAAACCAATGGCGACGTCTATTTCGGCGAAAAGGGCCACCGCACGACGCCCGAAGGCCTGCGTCAGGGCTATGATGTGATGGCGTATAACGAAGCCGAAATCGCACGCATCGCCAAGGTCGGCTTCGAAACCGCGCGCGCGCGCCGCGGCAAGCTCTGCTCGGTCGACAAGGCGAACGTGCTCGAAACCTCGCAGCTCTGGCGCGACGTGGTGATCGAGGTTTCGGCCGACTATCAGGACGTCGAACTCAGCCACATGTATGTCGACAACGCCGCGATGCAGTTGGTGCGCAACCCCGGCCAGTTCGATGTGATCGTCACCGGCAATCTGTTCGGCGATATCCTGTCGGATCAGGCGTCGATGTGCGCGGGCTCGATCGGCATGCTCCCCTCGGCCACGCTCGATGGCTCGAACAAGGGCCTGTACGAGCCGATCCACGGCAGCGCGCCCGACATTGCCGGCCAGGGCAAGGCCAATCCGCTGGCCACCATCCTTTCGGCGGCGATGATGCTGCGGTATTCGTTCGACCGGTCGGCCGAAGCCGATCGCCTGGAAGCCGCGGTTGCCAAGGCGCTGGCGAACGGTGCGCGCAGCGCCGATCTCGGCGGAAGCATGTCGACGCAGGAAATGGGCGACGCCGTTGTCGCAGCCCTTGCCTGAACAGACCGAGCACGAGAAGAAGAGACGATGAAAAGACATACCGGTCAGGATCGATCGATCACGCAGAACTGGCGCCCCGCAACCCAGGCGGTTCGGGGTGGCACCGCGCGGACCGAATATGGCGAAACTTCCGAGGCGCTGTTCCTTACCTCGGGCTATACCTATGACCGCGCCGGCGATGCCGCCGCGCGGTTTGCGGGCGAACAGGACGGCATGACCTATAGCCGCCTGCAAAACCCGACGGTCGAGATGCTCGAACAGCGCATCGCGCTGCTCGAAGGGGCGGAGGCGGTGCGCTGCCAGGCCTCGGGCATGGCGGCGATGACCGCGGCGCTGCTCTGCCAGCTCAGCCAGGGCGATCATCTTGTCGCCGGGCGTGCGGCCTTCGGCTCGTGCCGCTGGCTCACCGATACGCTGCTGCCGCGCTTCGGCATCACCTCGACGATCATCGACGGGCGCGATCCCGATCAGTGGAAGGCGGCGATCCGCCCGAACACCAAGCTCTTCTTCTTCGAAACCCCGGCGAACCCGACGATGGACATCGTCGACCTCAAGGCGGTGTGCGATGTTGCGCGCAATGCCGGCATCACCACCGTGGTCGACAATGCCTTTGCCACCCCCGTGCTCCAGCGCCCGCTGGATTTCGGTGCCGACGTCGTCGCCTATTCGGCGACGAAGATGATGGACGGGCAGGGCCGCGTGCTCGCCGGGGCGGTCGCTGGCAGCAATGATTTCATCAACAATGTGCTGCTGCCCTTCCAGCGCAACACCGGGCCGACGCTTTCGGCGTTCAACGCCTGGGTGGTGCTGAAGGGGCTCGAAACGCTCGACCTGCGCATCACGCGCCAGAGCGAGAACGCACTCAAGGTGGCCGAATTCCTCGAAACCCGGGTCCCGCGCGTGCTGTACCCGGCGCTCAAGAGCCATCCGCAGCACGAACTGGCGATGCGCCAGATGACGGCTGCGGGGCCGATCTTCTCCATCTATCTCGACGGCGGGCGCAAACAGGCGCATGCTCTGCTCGACGCGCTTCGGCTCGTCGACATCTCGAACAATATCGGGGACAGCCGTTCGCTGATGACGCACCCATGTTCCACCACCCATGCCGGCCTGTCCGAGGAAGTGCGCCAGGAAATGGGCGTGACCGAGGGCATGCTGCGCCTCAATGTCGGGCTTGAAGACCCGCAGGACCTGATCGAGGATTTCGATCAGGCGCTGCGCGCGGCGGGCCTGTAAGGCAGGG is part of the Sphingomonas sp. C3-2 genome and harbors:
- a CDS encoding trans-sulfuration enzyme family protein, whose product is MKRHTGQDRSITQNWRPATQAVRGGTARTEYGETSEALFLTSGYTYDRAGDAAARFAGEQDGMTYSRLQNPTVEMLEQRIALLEGAEAVRCQASGMAAMTAALLCQLSQGDHLVAGRAAFGSCRWLTDTLLPRFGITSTIIDGRDPDQWKAAIRPNTKLFFFETPANPTMDIVDLKAVCDVARNAGITTVVDNAFATPVLQRPLDFGADVVAYSATKMMDGQGRVLAGAVAGSNDFINNVLLPFQRNTGPTLSAFNAWVVLKGLETLDLRITRQSENALKVAEFLETRVPRVLYPALKSHPQHELAMRQMTAAGPIFSIYLDGGRKQAHALLDALRLVDISNNIGDSRSLMTHPCSTTHAGLSEEVRQEMGVTEGMLRLNVGLEDPQDLIEDFDQALRAAGL
- the leuB gene encoding 3-isopropylmalate dehydrogenase, translated to MLVALLPGDGIGPEIIAQTMRVLDAAGVTGLEFEEAPVGGAAYKQLGHPLPESTLALAKRADAILFGAVGDPDCDSLERHLRPEQAILGLRKHLGLFANLRPAKLFPELADASALRPEVAKAIDLVIVRETNGDVYFGEKGHRTTPEGLRQGYDVMAYNEAEIARIAKVGFETARARRGKLCSVDKANVLETSQLWRDVVIEVSADYQDVELSHMYVDNAAMQLVRNPGQFDVIVTGNLFGDILSDQASMCAGSIGMLPSATLDGSNKGLYEPIHGSAPDIAGQGKANPLATILSAAMMLRYSFDRSAEADRLEAAVAKALANGARSADLGGSMSTQEMGDAVVAALA
- the recO gene encoding DNA repair protein RecO; its protein translation is MHLRTEAIICAVRAHGESGAIVRGLTPQNGLLAGYVRGGHSRRLRPVLMPSNIVAAEYRARTEEQLASLSVELIHSRAPLMGEPLAAAALDWTTALTAASLPEGQPFPELHDALDGVLGAIEAAPAARGWAVALVRFELLLLSELGFGLDLERCAVTDSADDLVWVSPKTGRAVSAEAGAPYADRLLRFPAFLRLGGAADWPDIIDGLRLTGHFLTRDILAERRIDIGAARERLVERLKRAVA